The genomic interval TTATACCATCTTTCAAAATATTTCCAACACTTATACTTGATTTGATTCTAATATCTTCAAGATAAAAATTAAAATCCAAAATATCTATTGACTTATATAATAAATCTTGATTTTGTATACCTTTCCTTTTATTAAACCAAAAATAATCAATTGGACTAATGTAATCAGTTAAATAATTTGACTCAAAACTAATTTCTTTGAAATTTTTAATACCATATGATCTAATATAGTATTTTAAAATAAATTCAATATCATTATTACAGTAGTGAGAATATTTTACATTAGCATAAATAATTTCTGAAGTTACTTCTTCGATAATTGTTATATTAAAATTATACTTAAAAATATACTGTCGCATATATTTTCTATCCGTTTCATTGTCTATACTTACGGTGATTCTAAATTTATCAAATACAATATGTGATGTTATATTAAATTTATCTTCAAAATTAATTTTAGCTTTCATATTTCACCTCAATATAATATATTATTTATCAAAATTAACATTTTAAAAAATGAATAACTTTTCAGATTAACATAATTACAATTATAAGAAGATAACAAAATAGTTTCTTAATCTTGTTCAATTAAAGAATTATATATCAATTCAATAAAATGTTCTGGTTTTAAAGGAACTATTGAATTATCAATTTTAGATTTTTCAACAACATCAAACCATTTTTCAATTGCATCTTGTATTAAGTCACATTTTTCACACATAAAATTATCTCCTTAAGTTTTATTTATTATCTTCTTTTAATTTTAATAATAAATCAGTTTTCTTTAATATCATTGGAAATGAAGGTATCAAAAGAGAAACAATATAATCATCAAATAAATTTACATTTTTCATAATTGCAAATATTACCATATAACAAAAACATACAATATATAACATTGTAAATATTATATAATAAAAATAAGCACAATAATTTTTGTCATATTTTTCCTGATACTTTTCCTTAGTTTTTAAACAATAGAAATGAAAAGTAAATAAAATTAACATTACATATAAATTAATTATATATAACTCTTGTATATATAATCTAAATATTCCATAAAAAATAACAAAGCATAGTACTGTAAGAAACAGCCTTAAGATAATATGTTTTTGTATATTAGTAGTAATTTTTTTTGCACACATATAAATTAAGTTATACATTTTATTGTAATAATTAAGTATTAGAAGTGCTATATATAAAAATATTATAAGTAATAAAAGCGCAGTTAAATATTTTAAATCATCACCAACTAAATTATTGATATCTTTTACGAAAAACAACCAAAAAAAGAATAAGTATATTATAGAATGCTTTGATAATATTTTGTTATACCATTTATTTTTATTCTTAAACATAAACTCTTCCCCCAACCTACTTGAAATAATAATCGAAATACTATAATTAATAATAATATATATTATAATTTTTAGATTAATTAAATTATAACACGAAAACTAGGCTTTTCACCTAGTTTTTTTTAACTAATATCAAATTATTTCAACAAAAATTTTATTATGAATATAAATTATGACTATGTTTCTCGTAATCATTTTTCAAATGCTTAAAAGACATATGAAGATATATTTCTGTAGTTTTTAATGATGTATGTCCTAATAACTGTTGCAAAGATACCAATGAACCACCACTTTCAAGAAATAATGTCGCAAATGTATGACGTAACATATGAGGATGAAATTTTTCAATTTTACAATATTCTTTAATTCGATTAAATAAACTCCTAATATTATCATAATTATAATACTTATAAGTTCTATAATTCCATAATAAATATTTACGTTCAGGTAATAATGATATATATTTTATCATTAATTCTTTAGTTAAATGAGTAAAAAATACAATTCTTTCTTGTTTAGTTTTTGTCTTAGTTAATAAAATCATATTATTATCAAAATCAATATTATTAATTTCAATATTTAATAATTCATTATTTCTTACTCCAGTATCCAATAATAAAAATATAATTAATTTTTCAGATAATTCTACTGGATTATCATCATTAAATCTTAACATAAAAGTAATAATTTTTCTTAAATCACTTTCTTTTACTAAATCAAATCGTTTTTTATCTTCTTTTAATTTTTCTAAATTAAATAAATAATCATTAT from Mycoplasmatota bacterium carries:
- a CDS encoding site-specific integrase, which encodes MLLENAVTNYLLHSELVKSINTYKYECKHLKPMLNYFKMKGVVLIEDIDDLAINQMILYFKNHNNCKNITLNKKINLLKRVFYFNNINNDYLFNLEKLKEDKKRFDLVKESDLRKIITFMLRFNDDNPVELSEKLIIFLLLDTGVRNNELLNIEINNIDFDNNMILLTKTKTKQERIVFFTHLTKELMIKYISLLPERKYLLWNYRTYKYYNYDNIRSLFNRIKEYCKIEKFHPHMLRHTFATLFLESGGSLVSLQQLLGHTSLKTTEIYLHMSFKHLKNDYEKHSHNLYS